The Carassius auratus strain Wakin unplaced genomic scaffold, ASM336829v1 scaf_tig00214600, whole genome shotgun sequence genomic interval GGATTAAGAGGGACAGTGATGGAAACATTATTTACAGCAGGCCCAGATCATCCCGGAAACAAGCaggtacaatttttttattacattaatgttaattaaaatgtagaCTGCAGATCTAGTTTTGCATCTTGGAATGGTATACAACATGATCAAGTCATGGGTCTGAATTAGAACATATCTGAGGTTATTACGTACCTGTGTCTAGCATCAGGTAAAGTTTGTTTTATTgagtgtaaaaagtaaaaaaaaatgttgctacaGCAGGTCACAGCCAGAGTCGAAAGACTGGTGTCTCTCATATCAGGGCTCCGGAAACCAGTGCGGAAATGACCAGTGACTTTCTTTCCATTACTGCaggtgtgttatttattttgactTCACTGGTTCAAacagtatgttcatttattataaaatggcCATTGTTCAATGCTATTctcttttattataataaactactgtttttaaatattttgccttGTTTTAACAGAGTCCTTCCTTCAAGAGCTTAAAAGCTCACTGTTTGAGGACATACATGAGGATGAAACGGCACTTCAAGCCTCAACAGACTGGTTGACCCGAAAGAACCTCATATCAGGGTGGTGGGAGAAAGAGAGACCCCGACTGGTCAACACCATGGTGGCTCGACAACATGTGGCAACCCGGATCTGCCAACATTGTGGAAATGGTCCAGCCGTTATCCGTTGTTGTGACTGCCGACCACACCCATTCCTCTGTGGCCAGTGTGATGTCAGGGTCCACCGAGGTCACGTGTTCCACAACAGGGATTCGATGACCCATGCATTCTTTAATCCATTGCCTCCCACAACTTGTGTTGTGGAGAGGGTTCTAACCCAGTGTGGTAAGTTGTAGTTCTTAAAAGTCACATTCTTAGACTTGACTGAAAAACTGATAGGTCGAAGAAGCCGTCAAGTACATCTTGTTTAAAATAGTTGccagtaaataaatgttattctttaatgcttatccatgtgtttttttttttttttttttcaagagcgTCTTGTACCTTTTGGAGATGCCAGAGACAATATGCGGTTGTCTACGAGTATCGTCCAGTGTCATCGCAGGACAGTCCATAGTTGTGGTTACAATGAATGGTAAGAGGAACTTACTAGGTTTGGGTGGGGGTCAGAATGTGTCTGCAGAATTTCACCCACAGCTATTTGCTGATCACACCTTGTATACTCCCTCATCACAATTATGCACATATACGGATCATGAATATGTTAAATTCATACATGTTACATTGCGCAAGAAATTTTCTTTATCATGGCTGCAAATCTAGAGGTGTCAATAGGTTGTGTGTTCATTTAGATTGGATGGGCCCAAGTATGAGATGGAAAACAATTAACCTTTTTTTGAATGGGGATAGTTAATTTGCCTGACAAAAGTATGAACTTCCAATAGAGTGCCTTACAAAATGTTTGTAGAAGTGTCCTCCTGATTCACCTTAGTCACAGGTTCCCATATCAGTTGTCAGAATGACACACTTTGGTCTGTCAGAATTAACGTTGTGTATATATTTCCTTTTTCCAGGGCGATATGATCTCCGATTAGATGCAAAGCATGTGAAGCCACTTGGAGTCCTGGAGTGGATGACCTGATCCGTAATGACTACTGGCCGGCCACTTCTCACTATTCA includes:
- the LOC113092476 gene encoding uncharacterized protein LOC113092476, which translates into the protein MSDPEMDCLLNEMSDLVDQAEHQAHLRQLISMHQEAEPSTSQPSTCNPSTSQPSNSKQDVRWIKRDSDGNIIYSRPRSSRKQAAGHSQSRKTGVSHIRAPETSAEMTSDFLSITAESFLQELKSSLFEDIHEDETALQASTDWLTRKNLISGWWEKERPRLVNTMVARQHVATRICQHCGNGPAVIRCCDCRPHPFLCGQCDVRVHRGHVFHNRDSMTHAFFNPLPPTTCVVERVLTQCERLVPFGDARDNMRLSTSIVQCHRRTVHSCGYNEWAI